CTCTTATTGAACTAATACAAGATGCTGATAAGAAATTTGATAAAAGAGTTTTAAAACTAATAATTAAGGTTCTCTCTCAATGCCCTCTGGATTTTATTGTTGAACTCAATGACAACTCAATTGCCAAAATAACAAAAATTAACGAAGATAATATTAATGTCCCATATATAAAATACATAATAAAAGATGACAAAATTGTACCTCCTAGTGAAAATAAAAATTATGTCAAGTCCATACCCAAAACAGAAACAGGAATAAAAAAAATACTAAGACAAGATGAAATAGAATTTATTTCAAAAAAATATGGATTAAAGGAAATATAAAAGGAGTAAAGTATGATTTTAATAACATCTGCAATGGATGAAGAATCGATAGAAATAAATAAAATTATCGAGAACAAAGAAGAAATTATATTAGACGATTATTCAGGTGAGAAGAAAATTTATAAGGGAGAAATTGCGGGTCACAAGGTAATCTCTTTAACTACTGGCATTGGAAAAGTAAATGCCGCCATGTGGAATAGTTACATTATATCAAAATATAAAATCACTCACATAATCAACTCAGGAACTGCTGGTGGGCTTAAAGAATCTGAAGATCTTAAAATAACAGACATCATAGTATCATCAGAAACGGCATTTCATGACTTTAATTTAACTAAATTTGGACATAAAATAGGACAAGTACCAGGCTTTCCACAAAAATTTAAAGCAGATGAAAATTTATTAAACAAAGTTGTTAATATTATTGAAGACAAACTTAAAAATATTAGTGTTCATATTGGTCTAATACTTACAGGTGATCAATTTATTGGAGATAAAAAACAATTAGAAGAAATTAAAAATAACTTTGCAGATGCTTTAGCTGTAGAGATGGAAAGCGCTGCAATTGCCCAAGTAGCACACACATTCAAAATACCTTTCATTATTACTCGCTCTGTATCTGATTTACCAAATATCAAAGATAATCACATAGACTTCAATAAGTTCCTACAAGATGCATCAATGAATTCAGCTAAGATAGTAAAGGAATTAATTAAACTCATATAACTTAAATAAGGTGACAATATGCTCAATAATAATTTAACATCAACATCTGAAGCCGTATCTGAAGGACATCCCGATAAAATTGCGGATCAAATCTCTGACGCTATACTTGATGAAATACTCAAAAGAGATAAAATGGCAAAAGTCGCATGTGAAACTTTAGTTTCACAAAATTTAATAATCATAGCAGGAGAGATAAGCAGCAAAGCAAAAAAAGAAATAAATATAAAAGAAATTGCAAAACAAACAATAAAAAATATTGGATACACAAATATAGAATATGGACTTGACTACAAATCTGCCACAATAATTGATGCTATTGGCTCTCAGTCAATTGACATTACAAATGCGGTTGAGAAAAAAGATACAAACGATATAGGAGCAGGTGATCAAGGAATAATCTTTGGTTATGCATGCAACGAAACTAAAAATTTCTTGCCCATAGCATACGAATTATCTAACTTAATCCTGCAAAAAGCTAGTAAACTTAGAAAATCAGGTCAAATTAAATGGCTACGCCCCGATGCAAAATCCCAAGTTACCATTGAATATGATTCTAATAAAAATCCTATTAGAGTCAATAATATTGTTGTATCTCATCAACATGATCCTGGTATTCCCCAAGATTTTCTAAGACAAACAATCATTGAAAAAATTATCAAACCTATCCTTCAAAGTAAATCAATGCTTGATGAAAACATCAAATATTATATTAACCCCTCAGGCAACTTCGTCATCGGTGGCCCTACTGGAGATACGGGCCTTACAGGGAGAAAGATTATCGCTGACAGTTATGGTGGATTTGCAAGACATGGTGGTGGTGCTTATAGCGGCAAAGATGCTACTAAAGTTGACAGATCAGCAGCTTACATGGCAAGATACATTGCTAAGAATATGGTGGCAGCAGGAATTTCTAAAGAATTTGAAATGCAACTTGCTTATGCTATTGGAATCCCAAATCCAATATCCATTAAAATAACTACAGGCATAAATAACAACGAATATGAAAAAAAAATATTAAGTTTCATCATCAATAACTTTGACCTAACTCCCAACGGCATAATTAAAAAATTAAAATTAAGAGAGCCCATTTACTCTAAGACATGCACATACGGACATTTTGGAAAAAATGAACTAGAATGGGAAAAACTAGATTTCGTAGACACAATAAAAAAGGAGTTCAAAATATGAATAAAATACCAAGCTTTACAATTGATCACACAAAACTAAAACCTGGCATATATGTTTCAAGAAAAGATATATTTGATAATTTAACATTCACTACTGTAGATATTAGGATGAAAGCTCCTAATAGAGAACCTGTAATTAACAATGCAGAAATGCATACAATCGAACACATAGGAGCAACATTGCTTAGAAACAATAAAGTCTGGGGCGACAAAGTATTATACTTTGGACCAATGGGTTGCCGGACTGGATTTTACCTAATCCTTTTGGGTAATTATGAGAGCAAAGATCTAATTGATTTAATATCTTGGCTCTTTCATGAAATTGCAAATTTTCAAGGAAATATTATAGGCGCAACTGAAAAGGAATGTGGAAATTACCAAGATCATAATCTAAACATGGCAAAATATGAATCTAATCGATATTTAGCAATACTAGCTAACATAAAAGAAGAAAACTTAACATATCCTTAAAGTAAAAATTTATTTACAATTCAGAAATATTATATCTTTGAAAAATCTAAGCAAAATACTCTACAACATATAATAAAATTAAAAAGACATAATAATCAAATTATGCAGCAAATTTTTATAAAATCCATTTTAAGAAAAAATCTCAAATATTCTGGCTTATATGCTTAGATAAGTCTAAAAACTCATCTCCTGAAAGTTCAATATTACTGCCTCTCGTAAAACCAAAATTATCTCCCTTAAATCTTGGAACCACATGAAAATGGGTATGAAAAATAACTTGTCCCGCGTCAGAGCCAATTGCACTATAAATATTAATTCCGTTACAAATATTTGAACCTAACTTTTTTAAAGAGAGAGCTACTTTCTTACAAACCTTCAATATTTGTCCATTAAGTTCGTCGCTCATACCCAAAGCATCATTGCTATGCTGTTTTGGAATAACAAGAGTATGTCCAACATTTAAAGGATTAATATCGAGAAAAGCAAGCACCAACTCATTCTCATAAACCTTATAACAGGACATTTCATTTTTTACTATCTTACAAAAAATACAACCACTCAAAATTGTCTCCAATTTAATTCTGTCTTAATCTCAACTTTAATTTTACTAAAAATAGATCATACTTAAAAATAATTGGTTAATACTAATCTTGCTATATTAAAATAAGCAATTAAGGTAACAACATCAGCAATAGTAGTAATTAAAGGTCCAGCCATTAAAGCTGGATCTATTCTTATAAACTTGGCTAAAATGGGTAAAAGACCGCCCAATATTTTTGCTACCATCAACCCTATCATTAAACATGCAGAAACAACAAAAGCTATTTTGAATTTTTCATTATGCTCAGGAATTACAAAAAATACAATTCTTAAAAAATTAATACCGGCAAGAATTGAACCAACTAGAATACTAACACATACTTCCTTAAGTAACACCTTGAAAAAATCCTTTACCTTAAGAGTTCCAAGAGCAAGTTCACGAATAATCAATGCAGATGCCTGAGAACCAGCATTACCCGAAGTATCCATTAAAAGTGGAATAAAGCTGGTTAAAATAACCAAAGATAAAACCAAATGCTGATAATTAGTGATTATAGTGGCAGTTAAGGTAGAAGATATCATAAGAATCAAAAGCCAGATTATTCTATTTTTTGTCATATCAAAAATAGAAGTATCAAGATAAGATTTACCTAAAGGAGTAACTGCAGCCATTATCTGGAAATCTTCAGTATTTAAATTCTGAATAACTTCAAGAATATCATCAATAATAATAACTCCTATCATTCGCCCTTCATTATCAACAACAGGAACACTTGAGATATCATGATTCTGAAAAAGAAGAGCAACATCTTCCTTTTCATCACCAACTTTAACAATATAAAATCCGCTAGTCCTCATTATTGCAGAAATAATAACATCATCACCAGATAACATCAAATCTTCAATTTTGATGACACCTTTTAACCGTTTTTCTTCATCTGTAATATAATAGGTATAAATGTCTTCCTTCGTTTTTGCAACCCTTCTAATATAATCAAGAGCTTCTCCAACACAAAAATAATCTTTAAGCTCAATATATTCTATCGTCACAATTGAACCAGCAGAGTCATCACTGTAAGACAAGAATTTATTAATAATTTCCCTATTCTCCTCAGTAGAACTTGCTAAAAATCTTTGCACAACATTTGCTGGAACTTCTTCTAAGAGATCAATAACATCATCAAGATTTAATTCATCTATCATCTCTCTTATTTCTCTGTTTGTAAAGGAATTAGCCAATTTATTTTTTGTGCCTTGATCAAAATTAGAAAAAGCTTCAACAGCAACCTTTTTGGGGAGGAATCTATAAAGTAAAATCAAATCAGAACCATTAAGTTTTTTTAAAGCTTCACTAATATCAAAAGCATCGTATTTTAAAAGCTCTTCCTTTATGTCAGAATATTTCTTCTCTTCAAGCAAGGTTCTTAAAAATACAACATCTATCATATCAATATCTCCAAGATTTTAATTTTGAATAAATGTTTATAGCCAAATTATTAATTAAAGCTTATCTAAAAGCATCGAACATCTACCTGAAGGTATAGGCAGAGTCTTTTCTTTTTTATTCAATATATTTATTGTAAAGTAATAAAGTTTTTCAGACTCCATCTTGATCTCCCAGCCCCTCTTGCCCTTATTACATATAATTGTGGTTTGATTTTTTTTAAGTGATAAACTCTCTATTCCCATAACTTCAAGAGCAGGAATATTCCAATAGACTGTTTTATCGGGCAGACTAATTGTAAGTCCAATAATATTTTCTATCATCAGGCTAATACTAAAAAGTGCAAGATAACAAATAACATCTTTTTCTGGAAGAATCTTTTTCTCAACATCTAAATATGCAGGTCCCTCTTTCATTGGCTTATAAGCCTCCCAAACATGTCCCTTAACTTTGCCATCAGGCAATAGAGTATCTAATATATAATACAGATGTCTTATGGTAAATTCTCTTGCAATATTTGAACGTCTACAATATTCAAGTCCTTTAATAACAAAAAAATTCATATAAGTATAAACAGAACCATAATATCCATTTCCATCTAAATTAAAGCTAGGATCATTAGCTGAAAGAGTAGGAAAAGGATTTGGAGTTCCAAAGTGTTCATGACTCTTTAAATAAAAAATCATTCTCTCTATTCTATCTTCACTTGGAATTTCGGAAAGCAGTGGTAAAAATCCTACTATTGTCTTACACCTAACAATATTTTCGTTAATATCAAGATCATAATAAAAACCATCTTTTTCATCCCACATCAATGAGTTAATTTTAGCCTTAAGAGAAAAAAATCTTTTTTTATACTCAAGGGATAAATTTTTATCATTTAATATGTCTGCCAATTTTGCAATACAATATGCACTGTGTACCTGAAGTGAATTAAAATCTATCGGGTAATAAGCATCATTTCTGGGAGAATTTTTATAAAAAATCTTATTCATATCAATTGAATAAAGACCATTTGCTTTTAAAAACTTTTTCTCTATCCACTTATAATACTTATCAAGAACTGGTAAAACATCACAGATACGTTTCTTATTGCCTGTTTTATGATATAAATTGTATTCAACCCAAGCAAAAATGGGCAAGCCAATACCATCATCATTTCCTTCTATATGAACAATATTATTATTGCGGTCATAACGAGCTCTAATTGCACCAGATGCCTCTTGAAGTTCATAAAATTTATCAATAGTAGATGTGGGAGAATATTCCCCATTACTATAAACAAGAAAAAAGCTTGAAAGACAAGCTTGAAGTTGATCTATAAACTCAAGGTTTTCAGAATAATAGTTTTTATCCTTTCTACCCCTTTCCAAAGCTTGAGGAAAAACAATTTTGTCTCGAATCCAAGAAAGACTCTTATTATAAATATCAATAAAATCCTGATCGTAATAATAAATTTTGGGAAACACACTCTTATTCAATGCTCGAACCTCTGAAAAACAAATATCAATCAACTCCTATTTATTATACATTATAATAATAACAAAATGAGACTGAAAACCAAAAATTTTAATATTAAACACAATTCTAAAGCTAAGCAATACCCAAGCAAAATAAATTAGTTAAAACTATATATTGCAACAACAGATTGATGTAACTTAAAATAATTAAAAAAGCTTAGGCCTAAATGATAATCACACAAGCCTAACTGATATTAAAGATGAAAATATATTTCTCAATAATTACTTAAAATAAAAACTAATTAACAAATTCTTTCAGGAATTTATTATAAGTACTCTCATTATTTGGAACAACAATCTTCCTGTTAATTATCTTTTCAGAAATATCATCTAATTCCTTTTCAAGCTTGAAAGAAATCATCTTAGGATTTTTAACAAAATCTAAAAAGCCCTCCCTTAACCCATAATTTAATATACGGCCCCCTTCAAAAGCATTAATTTTTAAGTAATTAGAAATTATAATATTCAAAATTCGTCCAATATCTTTGATTGAAGATGTAATTACACTATCAGGGGCAAGATGTGATTGATCCTGATCAACTCCAATAACATAAGACTCATCTCCAAAGTTGTGAGCAGCCTCAATAACTCCAAGTCCAGCTAAACCCGCAACATGATAAATAATGTCTACTTTATCTACATACATCTCATTTGCCATGTTTCTTCCAGTATTAATATTAACAAAACTGCCAATATACTTATTATCAATATTGATATTTCTATTTGCATACATAGCACCAGCCTCATATCCATACCTAAATGCATTAACAATTACATTATCAACTCCACCTAAAAATCCAATTTTACCCGTCTTAGATATCTTAGCTGCAATATAACCTACCAAAAATGCTCCTTCTTCATTTCTAAAAGTTATGGCTGATAAATTTTCAGGGATGACCAAATCACTATCATAAACAGGATCAATAATTACATATTTAATCTCTGGATTTTTTAAAGCAACAATAATAGCAGAATCACTAAGCTTATATCCAATTAACCAGATAAAATTTGAGCCATTATTCTTTAATGACTCAAGATCGGCTAAATAAGAATTTGAATTAGATTCCTTCATAACTATTTCCAATCCAAATTCTTTTTCTACTTTCTTAGCACCATCCCAAGCACCCTTATTAAAAGTCTTATCATCAAAGACTCCATCAACTAAAACGGCAATCTTAGCAAGATTACCATTAACTTTAGAATTAAAACATGAACAACACAACATACATAAAATTAAAAATAAATTCTTCACATAATATCTCCCTTTAAACCAATCTAATTAAAAAGTTTATAATCTTGCCTTAAATAAATCAAATTCATGTTCAGTAGAAGGTATAATAAGTTGCCCATTAACTATCTCAGTCTGAATCTTTGTCATGGTATCAAATAAATTATTGCCAATAATATTAGGATCTTTGACAATATCTATAACGCCTTCTTTTACTCCTTCTTCAATTATTCTACCACCATTAAATTTGTGTTTTTTTATAGCATCTAATGAAAAATTATATATTGTCTTTCCAACATCCTTAAGCACAGAAGTAATAACATGCCCAGGTGCAAGAGATGACTGATCCTTATTAATCCCAATGACGTAATGACCAGCTCCAAGCTTCTTTGCAGCAGAAAACACACCAAGTGCAGCAGGACCCATTACAGGAAAAATAACATCAACACCGTCCTCAATATACATATGCTCGGCAACAGATTTACCAGAAGCTTCGCTAAATTCGTCTAAAACTCTCTTTACAATCATTCTTGTTTTAGGTTCTGCGTAAAAAGCCCCTGCTCTAAAGCCGACTAAAAATCTCTCAACATATTTAATATTAACACCAGTCATAAATCCAATCCTATTACTCTTACTCATCTTAGCAGCAAGATAACCAGCTAAAAATGCTCCTTCCTCAGCTTTAAAATTAATAGCTAAAAAATTCTTAGGAATTAAAATATTATCATCATAACCAAAAGAATCTATAATGCCATAAGAAGTATTTGTATTTTCATGAGCAAGTCTTAAGGCAGAATCTGAAAAATGGGCACTAATAAACCAAATAAGATTGGCACCATCCTTTTGCAATGTGTAAACATCTTCTTCTAATACTTCACTAGCCGTCATTAACCTTTTGCCTTCAACAGGATAAGGTGTTAAAACTTTTGGAAGAAGCTTAATTTCAAATTCATTTGTTATTTTAACGGCACCCTCAAAAGCATTTTGGAAATATCCTTTATCATCAAAATTACCTGGAAACATGATTCCCATAATAATTTGTCTGTCAACAAAAGAAGAAGACTCTTTTGAAGAAAAACAAGATACAAACAATAAAATAAATAAAATTATAAAACATAAATTATTTGACACAACCTATCCTCTCCTTATAAAATAGCTTTAAACATTTTTTAATTTTTAACAAACTATCAACAATAATAATAAGTTATAAATATCAAAATTTACCTTACATAAAATAAAGGTAAATTTAAAAAAATAAACATTAATGAAATTGCCTCTCTCTAAGCAAGAAATCAATTCAATAGATTATAAATATCTAAAAACTTATTATATTCGTCAAGATTACTTGGAACTGAAATATCGCCACTAACTATTTTATCTTCTATAGTTTCAATCTCGACTTTAATATCATCCTTGATGGAATCATGCTTAACAATACTTACAGAACCGTTTTTAAGTCCTAATTTTAATACTTTTCCACCATCAAAATCATTCGTATTCAAATAATTCTTTGTTATTTCATAAATAGAATTCCCAACATTTTTAACAACTGACGTTAAAACATTATCAGGTGCA
This portion of the Borrelia turicatae 91E135 genome encodes:
- a CDS encoding 5'-methylthioadenosine/adenosylhomocysteine nucleosidase; translated protein: MILITSAMDEESIEINKIIENKEEIILDDYSGEKKIYKGEIAGHKVISLTTGIGKVNAAMWNSYIISKYKITHIINSGTAGGLKESEDLKITDIIVSSETAFHDFNLTKFGHKIGQVPGFPQKFKADENLLNKVVNIIEDKLKNISVHIGLILTGDQFIGDKKQLEEIKNNFADALAVEMESAAIAQVAHTFKIPFIITRSVSDLPNIKDNHIDFNKFLQDASMNSAKIVKELIKLI
- the metK gene encoding methionine adenosyltransferase; translated protein: MLNNNLTSTSEAVSEGHPDKIADQISDAILDEILKRDKMAKVACETLVSQNLIIIAGEISSKAKKEINIKEIAKQTIKNIGYTNIEYGLDYKSATIIDAIGSQSIDITNAVEKKDTNDIGAGDQGIIFGYACNETKNFLPIAYELSNLILQKASKLRKSGQIKWLRPDAKSQVTIEYDSNKNPIRVNNIVVSHQHDPGIPQDFLRQTIIEKIIKPILQSKSMLDENIKYYINPSGNFVIGGPTGDTGLTGRKIIADSYGGFARHGGGAYSGKDATKVDRSAAYMARYIAKNMVAAGISKEFEMQLAYAIGIPNPISIKITTGINNNEYEKKILSFIINNFDLTPNGIIKKLKLREPIYSKTCTYGHFGKNELEWEKLDFVDTIKKEFKI
- a CDS encoding S-ribosylhomocysteine lyase, with product MNKIPSFTIDHTKLKPGIYVSRKDIFDNLTFTTVDIRMKAPNREPVINNAEMHTIEHIGATLLRNNKVWGDKVLYFGPMGCRTGFYLILLGNYESKDLIDLISWLFHEIANFQGNIIGATEKECGNYQDHNLNMAKYESNRYLAILANIKEENLTYP
- a CDS encoding HIT family protein; the encoded protein is MSGCIFCKIVKNEMSCYKVYENELVLAFLDINPLNVGHTLVIPKQHSNDALGMSDELNGQILKVCKKVALSLKKLGSNICNGINIYSAIGSDAGQVIFHTHFHVVPRFKGDNFGFTRGSNIELSGDEFLDLSKHISQNI
- the mgtE gene encoding magnesium transporter, which codes for MIDVVFLRTLLEEKKYSDIKEELLKYDAFDISEALKKLNGSDLILLYRFLPKKVAVEAFSNFDQGTKNKLANSFTNREIREMIDELNLDDVIDLLEEVPANVVQRFLASSTEENREIINKFLSYSDDSAGSIVTIEYIELKDYFCVGEALDYIRRVAKTKEDIYTYYITDEEKRLKGVIKIEDLMLSGDDVIISAIMRTSGFYIVKVGDEKEDVALLFQNHDISSVPVVDNEGRMIGVIIIDDILEVIQNLNTEDFQIMAAVTPLGKSYLDTSIFDMTKNRIIWLLILMISSTLTATIITNYQHLVLSLVILTSFIPLLMDTSGNAGSQASALIIRELALGTLKVKDFFKVLLKEVCVSILVGSILAGINFLRIVFFVIPEHNEKFKIAFVVSACLMIGLMVAKILGGLLPILAKFIRIDPALMAGPLITTIADVVTLIAYFNIARLVLTNYF
- a CDS encoding MGH1-like glycoside hydrolase domain-containing protein; amino-acid sequence: MNKSVFPKIYYYDQDFIDIYNKSLSWIRDKIVFPQALERGRKDKNYYSENLEFIDQLQACLSSFFLVYSNGEYSPTSTIDKFYELQEASGAIRARYDRNNNIVHIEGNDDGIGLPIFAWVEYNLYHKTGNKKRICDVLPVLDKYYKWIEKKFLKANGLYSIDMNKIFYKNSPRNDAYYPIDFNSLQVHSAYCIAKLADILNDKNLSLEYKKRFFSLKAKINSLMWDEKDGFYYDLDINENIVRCKTIVGFLPLLSEIPSEDRIERMIFYLKSHEHFGTPNPFPTLSANDPSFNLDGNGYYGSVYTYMNFFVIKGLEYCRRSNIAREFTIRHLYYILDTLLPDGKVKGHVWEAYKPMKEGPAYLDVEKKILPEKDVICYLALFSISLMIENIIGLTISLPDKTVYWNIPALEVMGIESLSLKKNQTTIICNKGKRGWEIKMESEKLYYFTINILNKKEKTLPIPSGRCSMLLDKL
- a CDS encoding BMP family ABC transporter substrate-binding protein; amino-acid sequence: MLCCSCFNSKVNGNLAKIAVLVDGVFDDKTFNKGAWDGAKKVEKEFGLEIVMKESNSNSYLADLESLKNNGSNFIWLIGYKLSDSAIIVALKNPEIKYVIIDPVYDSDLVIPENLSAITFRNEEGAFLVGYIAAKISKTGKIGFLGGVDNVIVNAFRYGYEAGAMYANRNINIDNKYIGSFVNINTGRNMANEMYVDKVDIIYHVAGLAGLGVIEAAHNFGDESYVIGVDQDQSHLAPDSVITSSIKDIGRILNIIISNYLKINAFEGGRILNYGLREGFLDFVKNPKMISFKLEKELDDISEKIINRKIVVPNNESTYNKFLKEFVN
- a CDS encoding BMP family ABC transporter substrate-binding protein produces the protein MSNNLCFIILFILLFVSCFSSKESSSFVDRQIIMGIMFPGNFDDKGYFQNAFEGAVKITNEFEIKLLPKVLTPYPVEGKRLMTASEVLEEDVYTLQKDGANLIWFISAHFSDSALRLAHENTNTSYGIIDSFGYDDNILIPKNFLAINFKAEEGAFLAGYLAAKMSKSNRIGFMTGVNIKYVERFLVGFRAGAFYAEPKTRMIVKRVLDEFSEASGKSVAEHMYIEDGVDVIFPVMGPAALGVFSAAKKLGAGHYVIGINKDQSSLAPGHVITSVLKDVGKTIYNFSLDAIKKHKFNGGRIIEEGVKEGVIDIVKDPNIIGNNLFDTMTKIQTEIVNGQLIIPSTEHEFDLFKARL